DNA from Acidobacteriota bacterium:
AGCGTGCAACTTGCTTATGAAGTGCGAAGCGTTGGCGCAAGGCTCGATAAAGTGTGATGAAAACAAGCGGAACGATAACGACTGCCAGTACGGAGTGCGTTCCCAGCAGCAAAAAATAAAAAGTTCGAATGGCTCCGCGGCCCTGAAAGTAGACAATTCCTCGCAGATAGTGGTCGGCAAGATAGAGCACGAGGAAGACAGCGGAGGCAACAAAAGCGGACAGCATGCACACCCTATGAGCCTGAATCTGCTTTCGACGGATAAAAAAGTATCCAGTGGCCAGCAATATGGCACTGAGAGTGTTGAGACAAGCTTCGATGGCTGGGAAATGGGAGATCATGCGGCTCAGAGCCGGATTTTATCAATCATCATCAGGGCGAACACGAGCGGAAGGTAGAGTACGGAAGCCATCACCAGGCGCCTTGCCAGAGCATTGGTCCGCCTCCGTGCCAGGCGCGCTCCGTGGAGCAGAAAATAAGAGCCCAGGACGGCAGCGCCGAACAGGTAAACCTTCCCCATCTGGCCGATCAACGTTGGGATCATGGTTACCACCACCAGAGCCACAAGGAAGGCAATGATCTGCATGCTGGTCAAGCGCCCATCCGCATCTTCCGGCGGGAGCATGTGAAGTCCGGCGCGGGAGTAATCTTCGCGATACATCCAGGCGATCGCCAGAAAATGAGGGAACTGCCAGAGGAACAGGATGGTATATAGGACCAGGGACCCAGCGTCCAGACTGCCGCGCGCTGCAGCCCAACCGATCAGCGGAGGCATGGCGCCCGGAAAGGCGCCGATCAGAGTGCAGAACGCTGTTCTCTTTTTAAGTGGAGTGTAAATCAGCAGATATGTCGTGAGCGTCAGCAAAGCGAGAACGCTTGCCAGCGGGTTGACTTCAACCCAGAGCAGCAGCCCCCCGCCAATTGCCAGAAGAAGGCCGAAGACCAATGCTTCCGTGGCTTTAATGCGTCCGGCCGGCAAGGGACGTCGGGCTGTCCGCCGCATGAATGCGTCTGACTTACGCTCGATATATTGGTTCAGGGTCCCGGTGCCGCTGGCGACCATCAGCGTACCCATCAGAGTATTCATTAACAGAAAAAAGTCCACGCGGCCGCGTAGTGCAACATAGTATCCAGCCAGTGTACTGATAACCACCAGGAAATTGACTTCCGGTTTGGTAAGCACCCAGTAATCTGCGAGCCTGCCAAAGACAATTTCCCGGAGGCTTCTGGAGGTCGCGCCACGGTCCCGGATTCTGTTCTCTGCTGCGGTACTCATGCTGCAAACCTATCTGGCCCTTTTACCGTGGGCGCAACGAACCAGAGGGCTGTGAAGGTTTACACGCTCCTGGTTCTCGGACGAGTCTCCGGAAGGCAATGCGAACCTTCGTTTTCGCCGAAGGGAAGAGATCCAACTGCGGATGATCTTACAACCCAACAATTTCCAACAGCGCTGCTGAATCCAGCTGGAACCTACGAATTCTTCCGTAACCGGGGCGCAAACTCACCCAAAAGTGAATCCGGAATCGGCAGGAAGAGTAATGTTCCTGTTGCGCCAGGCCGCCGCTTTCAAACCCAAACGCCTTCATAGACCCGGAAATCTGCAACACCCTCAAATTCTCGTGGCTGAGAGCTCACGATCGTGCCTGAGATCGAAACTGCGTATTCTACCATGTTTCTGTCGGCTTGTGGCACCCCATCCCTTACTTTATTCAGTCTGCGTGGATTCCCGGAAACATGGCGGTTTGGCTACAACTTAATTACCAGCAGAATTAGGAGGTATATCCACAGGCCATCCATAAAATGCCAGTATATGGCTGTGATGTCGACCGCGATGCGCTTTCGTGGATTGATTACGATCCGGTGCCTGCGCAAGACCAGATACAACAAGGCGAGAATTCCACCCAGCAGGTGCAATCCATGGGCAGCCGTAAGGAGGTAGAGGAAAGAGCTACTGGGGTTTGTTGTAATGTATATGCCCTGCGCGGCCAGCTCTCTCCAGGCGACGAACTGACCCCCTATGAAAGTGATCCCAAGCGCCGTTGTGACGTATAGCCAGGCGGAAAATCGAGCGGGAGCATCCAACTTCAAAGCCCTTCTTGAGAGCTCAAGCGTAAGGCTGCTGGTGACGAGTACAAGCGTGTTGAAATAAAGGAGATGGGGGACGGCGGTATGGACCCAGTCGGTTGATTCTACGGCGCGTTCAACCATGACGACCGTCAGCGCCAGGAAGATCATAGAAATCGAGGCAATGGCGATCCATATGGCAATCCGGTACGCGCCCAGGGGGAGAGGCGTATTCGAAGGGCCCCGGTTCCTGCCTCTGCCCGAGCCGCCATTCCCACCACGGCCGTCATTGCCCCTTCCCGGCGGAGGAGAAGAGTGTCCGGGCAGCTTCGGTTCGGCTGGCGTTAAGACTGTCGATCCCATATTATTGCCCCGATCCGATAAGGTTAACACGACGGCCCACCGCCCGCCGCAGAAATTTGAAGCGTTGCAGGCTGCGCCAATCTATTTGGTTCAGCCTCATGGGTGGCAAAATCTCATTACGCAGTCGAACTGGTGTTATCATTCTGCCCTAAGTTCGGCACCTTGGACTTGGCTAGGCGTTAGAGCGCTTCGTGCGCAATTCTCTTTACCCCCCGCTGCAAAGAACAAGCCATGAGCAGCAGGGCTCCATTCCTACCGGACTTACCGGTACCTATCAAGGGCCGTCTTATCGATCGGAAAATGCAGCCCGGGTTCGTGCTTTTTAACTTCCGGTTGAGCAGCCCTTAGAATAATAAGGAGCCAACGAAATGGCCGGCACGCAGGATCGTTCTCTCCACCTTTTTAATTTCAAAGGGATTGATGTATTTCTCCACTGGTCGTGGTTTCTGGTTGCCCTCTTCGAAATCGAGTCTCGATCTGGGATGTATTCATCGATCATCTGGAATGTGCTTGAGTATCTGGCGCTGTTCTTGATCGTTATGCTGCACGAATTCGGCCATGCGCTTGCTTGCCGGCAGGTGGGAGGCAAGGCCAATAGAATCCTCTTGTGGCCTCTTGGCGGGATTGCCTACGTACAGCCTCCGCAACGGCCGGGGGCCACGCTCTGGAGCATCGCCGCAGGCCCCCTGGTGAATGTTATCTTAGCGCCGATTCTATGGGCATTGATGATGATCTCGTTGTCTGGCTGGCCCAGGTCTGCGTCCGATGCCCACACCTTTCTCTCGACAATTGCCCTCATTAATTGGGTCCTGCTAGGCTTTAACCTGTTGCCAATCTACCCGCTGGACGGTGGACAAATATTGCGGTCGCTTCTCTGGTTCTGGGTAGGGCGTGCCAGGAGCCTGATGGTCGCCTCGGTTATCGGGATGGTGGGTGTGGCGGGACTGTTCTTATACTCTTACGAGACACGCTCTGTTTGGAATGCTACCATTTCTGCTTTTATCCTAATTTACTGCTGGAGCGGATTGCGAAAGGCCCAGGGGCTCTCCCGAGTTGCCAGAGCGCCTCGGCGCGAGGGATTTGCATGCCCGTCCTGCAAAACCGTGCCTCCTTTGGGACCGTATTGGCTCTGTTATCGTTGCCGGAAAGCATTTGATACCTTCCAGGGAGAGGCCGTCTGCCCGAGCTGCCAGACGCGTTTCCCCACGACATCGTGTCCCGAGTGTGGCTCCGTCAACCCGTTGAGCGCCTGGGCGATTGGTGCTTCCACCTAGTGTTCACTGATCGAGCCATTGAGAGCGATGCTGCAGGGCACCGATTGATGGCTGTGATTAAAGGTGGATTGGGCGCGAGCCCTTTGGAAATCCGCGGGCAGCATTGCACTGTCAGAGCCTATCGAGATAGGCTCTGACAGTGCTTTTGGAATCCGTCGATAGAGGGTTCAACGGTTGAATGTTTCACGTGAAACACGAGCTTACCGCGCCCTTACCTCTCGTCATTCTTCAGTCCGATCATCGGTTGGGCCTCTGCCGAACAACGGCGCCGCTTTCTAGACAAGTTGCGAGCGTTCCTGACATATTCTAAAATGCACCTTGATGCTTGAGAGAAACATTGTTAGAGGATGGCTCGCCCCCTTTGATATTTCCCTCTCAGATGAAATGATAGATAAGCTTCTTATCTATCTTGACCTTCTCCTCAAATGGAATCAGAAAATGAATCTGACCGCGATTGAGGTTCCGGAGGTGTGTGTCACCAGGCACTTCGGCGAGAGCTTCTTCATTTTGAAGGCAACCCAACCGAGCGGTAGGCTTTTGGATATTGGGAGTGGAGCCGGATTCCCGGGTCTTGCCATCAGATTGATCGCTCCCAGCCTTGATATCGCCCTCCTCGAGCCGACAGCCAGGAAGAGAGCTTTTTTGAAAGAGGTTGCAAGGGCTTGTGGAATGGATCGAGTGGGAGTCTTCGATAGCAGACTTGAGAAGTTTATGCAAACTCCGAAGCAACAACCATTTGACATCATAACTGTGAGGGCGGTAGGAGGAACGGCATCCCTGGTTCGGAAAGCTACGGTTCTGCTGAGAAATGGGGGCTCTTTTTGCCTCTGGGCCGGAGGGCAGCAGATTCATCAAATTAGAGATTCCAATCCGGATCTTCACTGGAGAAACCCGATACCAATTCCACTAAGCCATGATAGATTTATTTTGGCGGGAGTGAAAGTTCACGCCAAATCGTAGCAATCTATTTGCAATCAGATAGATACTTAACCATACCGAGAAACACTAGGCGATGTTTCACGTGAAACATCGGAATTTCCCTTGTTTTGGAGGTTCAGATTTGATAAGTTTTGCTCCTCCTGTTTCGACCTAAAATAGCCATGGGACGTGTTATCGCAATCGCCAATCAGAAGGGTGGAGTCGGAAAGACCACGACTACCATCAATCTGGCCGCGGCACTGGCTGCGCAGGACATGTGGACACTTGTGATAGATTGTGACCCCCAAGGGAATACAACCAGCGGCTTCGGATTTCCAAAAGACCCCTCGCGACGGTCCCTCTACCATTCGCTGATTCTAGAAGTTCCACTCACAGAGCTGATTCTGCCGGGACCCGCTGAGGGTATTCAATTAGTCCCCTCTGATAAAAACCTTGTTGGTGCCAATGTCGAGCTCGTTTCGAGGGCAGGCAGAGAACATATTCTCCGCGAGAGGCTGGCTCCTATTCGGGATCGCTATAACTACACTCTGCTTGATTGTCCGCCCGCTCTTGATTTGCTTACGCTCAATGCCCTTGTGGCGGCAGATTCGGTTCTTGTTCCTATTCAATGTGAGTATTTCGCTCTCGAAGGTGTCTCGGAATTGCTTGACACGTTGATACGTATTCGGCGGACTCATAACCCAAAGTTGGCAGTCGAGGGGATTCTGCTGACCATGTTTGATGAAAGAACGAATTTGTCGCATCAGGTTCGAGACGATCTCAAGGATTTTTTTGGGGACCAAGTCTTTGATACCCTGATTCCCAGGAATATCCGCTTGGCGGAGGCCCCTAGCCACGGAAAACCCGTGCTTTTGTATGACCCGGAATGCCGTGGCTCGGAAAGCTATATTAAACTTGCAAAAGAGGTTATTAATCATGACCAGAAAGGCGCTGGGGCGAGGATTGAACGCTCTGTTGCGGGAGACTGAAACCGTAACGATTTCTGCCGGGCTTGAGCAAATCCCTCTTAGCCTGATCGATCCCAATCCCTTTCAGCCGCGCACTGTGCTCTCGGTGGAAGGCCTGGACGAGCTTGCCAACTCTATCCGCTCCAACGGGCTCATCCAACCCATTCTTCTTCGCCAGGCTGGCGAGCGATATCAGTTGGTCGCCGGTGAGCGGCGATGGCGTGCAGCAGGCAAAGCTGGCCTTGAAAAGGTGCCAGCAATTGTTCGCGAGATTGATGATACTGAAGCACTCGAGCTGGCGCTTGCTGAAAATCTCCTGCGCGAAGCGCTCAACCCTATTGAAATTGCGCGAGCTTACGAGCGGTTGCAGCAACAGTTTCGCCTCACTCATGAACAGATTGCCGAACGGCTGGGCGTCAATCGTTCGACGGTAACAAATACTCTCCGCCTCCTCGGACTCCCACCCATCATACAAACTCTCCTCATAGAGGATAAAATCACAGCGGGCCATGCCCGCGCCCTGTTGCCAATTACATCGCCGGGCGTTCAAGAGAAGCTGGCGGACAGAGTCATCGAAAAAGGCCTTTCGGTCCGGAACCTGGAGAACCTCGTAGCCTCGCATAAGCCGGCGCAGGAAAAACAGGATTCAAAGCCAGCCCCCAAAATTGATCCGAACCTCCGAGCTGCCGTGGTTGAAATGGAGCGCGCTCTCGGAACGCGGGTGAAAGTTGTTGGAAGTGGGCGCCGCGGAAAAATTGAAATCAGCTATTTCTCTGCGGACGATCTGAGCCGTATTTATGATTATATAATGCGTGTTTGATGTCTGTTTCATCGTATGATAATAATGTTATTTGATAATCAGATTTCGATAAATAAAAATATACATGGAGGTCCCCATGGCTTTGAAGCTTGGCAAGCTGTTCCGAGGGCGGTCGGCAAACAAGATGATGGATCATGAATTGGTCGGGCTGCTCGAGCCAGGGATTGAGTTCGAAGGCAAAATGACCGTTGCTACCGGGATGGTACGGATCAACACGCATGTCAAGGGCGAGGTCGATTGTGCCGGGCTCGTCGTTCTTGCAGAACAGGGCGAAGTGGAAGGACTCATTCGATCCAGGTTCGTTAGTATTGCTGGAAAAGTCAAGGGAACGATCCATGCCTCTGAAAAGGTTGAAATCAATGCAACCGGGATTGTGCTGGGAGACATCCATACGCCTTCTCTGTTTATAATGCCCGGAGGATATTTTGACGGGCAATGCAAGATGCCTGTTTCCGAGACGGCAAATATTTCCGAGGAAACAATCGAGGCGAAACACAAAGTCTAGTGCGTGCGCCCTGGCCACGGCTGGAAAACAATCTCCCTCCGGCTGATAGATTTTCGGGCGGGCGGCGGTACAGCAGCGGTCAAGGACAACTCGTGATCCCGAACCTCTGTCACCTCTTTCATCGCCTGCCTGGATGCTCCGCCCGGCTGCCATCTCATTGAGCGACTTCCTCGCAGTAACCCCCGGGTGGGTTTTGCTATGACCTCGGTTATCATCGGCGGACATTCCCGCAACATCGGCAAGACTTCGGTCATGGCAGAACTGGTCCGGCGCGTGCGTCCGCCGGATTGGGCTGCTGTGAAGATCACTCAATACGGGCACGGCATCTGCTCTCTTGATGGCGAGTCGTGTTCCTGCGATCCGGGCGAGCACGGATTCGTACTCACCGAGGAACGTGAGCGCAAAGGGCGCGGCGACACCCGGCGTTTTCTCCAGGCGGGGGCCCACCGGGCGCTTTGGTTGCGAGTCCGCCAGGGGCAGCTTCATCGTGCCATCCCCGCGCTTCTGCGTGCCCTGCGCCGCGAAGAGTGGGTGATGATCGAGAGCAACAGTATTCTGGGCCATATCGATCCTGCGCTCTATCTGTTTGTCCTTGATCCTTTGCAGAACGATTTCAAAGTCTCCGCCCACAGGTACCTGGAGCGCGCTGACGCACTGGTCACGATCGGAACCGCTCCCCACAGTTCTCCCTGGCCAAGCATCGATGCCGCTCTGCTCAGCAGCAAGCCGGCATTTAAACTTGCACGGCCCGATGAAGTCAGCGACGACCTTGTGCGATTTGTTCGGCAGAGGCTGGGCCTGGGTGATGCTGCGGGCTTCAGCAAGGGATGAAGCGCCTGCCCCTGGGGGAGAATCCATCGCCCTCGATGCCAGCCTGGCTGTTTCTACCTCCGTGATATTTCCACCACCGCGTTGTAGTCTGGCACCCCGCTCTCATCCAGCCGGTCGGAAGGGATCAACACGTTGCCTTCCGGCCAGTGGACCTGCACGCTTCCAGGCTTAATGCGGTCAATCCTCACCCGCCCGCGAAACCGGCCATGCTCACTTCGCAGGACCACCGTATCACCCGGTCGCAGCGCCAGCCGTGCGGCGTCCTCCGCAGCCATCAGGATGTCTTCACGGCGGGCACCGGTCAGCGGGTCGTTACCGTCGTGCACGATGCTGTTGAATTGCTTCCCACGCCGCGTGCTAAGCACAAACATTCCTTTTGGAACCTGTTCCTGCGGCAACTCTACCGCGGAAAAATAGCCTTTGCCGCTCGGGGTCCCAAAAATTTCGGCGAACAGGCGCGGACCGCCGTACTGGAAGCTGTCGCCTTTCTGCTTCAGCCCTCCGATGCCATGATAGGCGGGGCAGACGTGTTCGATTTCAGCCCTGATGTCGCTCGTGTCCTTCCAGGGGAACGCTTCTGCCGCGCCTTCCGGGTCCATGTGCCGCGCCAGCATCACGGGAATTTCCCACTCGTCGCGCGCCTCGCCCGGGCGCGGACCGGGAATTTCCGGACTGTAGATTACGCGCCGCTCGGTGCTGGTTTCCGTGCCGCCGCCCCGTTGTTCATAACGGTTGCGCGAGGGCAGCAACACAACGGTTTCTCCGGGATCCACCAGCATGGTGGGATTCACAACAATATCCTGATGAACGCGCAGCCGCAGCCGCGCCAGAGCATCGTGGACGCGTTCGGGCTCCGGCATCGTATCCATAAAGTTCCCGCCGCTCTGCCATAGCATATCGATTTCACCGCGTTCGGCGCCGAGAATCATCTCTGCCGCGCCCATGCCCTTCCAGGCAGGCGGCCGGAAGCCCCATCGGTCGGAAGAAGCAAACCGGTCAGCGTTCTCATCGTTCACAGGAAACCCCATCACGTAAGCGGACGGCACGGCGCCCATTTCGGCGCCGCCTTGCACGCCGCTGTGGCCCCGGATGGGCATCAGGCCGGTGTGCGGCCGCCCCACGTTGCCACGTGCCAGTTGCAAGTTGACGATGGCGCGCACATTGTCGCTGCCGTAGCGATGATGGGTAATACCCATGCTCCAGACAATGACAGCGCTGCGGGCTTTGCCGAAGGCTTCAGCGAACCGGAGCATGTCTGACTGCGTGAGTCCCGAGCCGCGCTCCAGGTCCTCCCAGTGCAGGCTGCGGGCCTTCTTTTCGAGAGCGCGCCAGCCGGTGGTGCGGTCGTCGATGAAGCCGCGGTCCACCCAGTTGTTCTCGATCAGGTGCT
Protein-coding regions in this window:
- a CDS encoding DUF420 domain-containing protein, which codes for MISHFPAIEACLNTLSAILLATGYFFIRRKQIQAHRVCMLSAFVASAVFLVLYLADHYLRGIVYFQGRGAIRTFYFLLLGTHSVLAVVIVPLVFITLYRALRQRFALHKQVARWTLPIWLYVSITGVMVYWMLYHLYRPA
- the cyoE gene encoding protoheme IX farnesyltransferase, translating into MSTAAENRIRDRGATSRSLREIVFGRLADYWVLTKPEVNFLVVISTLAGYYVALRGRVDFFLLMNTLMGTLMVASGTGTLNQYIERKSDAFMRRTARRPLPAGRIKATEALVFGLLLAIGGGLLLWVEVNPLASVLALLTLTTYLLIYTPLKKRTAFCTLIGAFPGAMPPLIGWAAARGSLDAGSLVLYTILFLWQFPHFLAIAWMYREDYSRAGLHMLPPEDADGRLTSMQIIAFLVALVVVTMIPTLIGQMGKVYLFGAAVLGSYFLLHGARLARRRTNALARRLVMASVLYLPLVFALMMIDKIRL
- a CDS encoding peptidase M50, producing MAGTQDRSLHLFNFKGIDVFLHWSWFLVALFEIESRSGMYSSIIWNVLEYLALFLIVMLHEFGHALACRQVGGKANRILLWPLGGIAYVQPPQRPGATLWSIAAGPLVNVILAPILWALMMISLSGWPRSASDAHTFLSTIALINWVLLGFNLLPIYPLDGGQILRSLLWFWVGRARSLMVASVIGMVGVAGLFLYSYETRSVWNATISAFILIYCWSGLRKAQGLSRVARAPRREGFACPSCKTVPPLGPYWLCYRCRKAFDTFQGEAVCPSCQTRFPTTSCPECGSVNPLSAWAIGAST
- the rsmG gene encoding 16S rRNA (guanine(527)-N(7))-methyltransferase RsmG; the protein is MLERNIVRGWLAPFDISLSDEMIDKLLIYLDLLLKWNQKMNLTAIEVPEVCVTRHFGESFFILKATQPSGRLLDIGSGAGFPGLAIRLIAPSLDIALLEPTARKRAFLKEVARACGMDRVGVFDSRLEKFMQTPKQQPFDIITVRAVGGTASLVRKATVLLRNGGSFCLWAGGQQIHQIRDSNPDLHWRNPIPIPLSHDRFILAGVKVHAKS
- a CDS encoding ParA family protein produces the protein MGRVIAIANQKGGVGKTTTTINLAAALAAQDMWTLVIDCDPQGNTTSGFGFPKDPSRRSLYHSLILEVPLTELILPGPAEGIQLVPSDKNLVGANVELVSRAGREHILRERLAPIRDRYNYTLLDCPPALDLLTLNALVAADSVLVPIQCEYFALEGVSELLDTLIRIRRTHNPKLAVEGILLTMFDERTNLSHQVRDDLKDFFGDQVFDTLIPRNIRLAEAPSHGKPVLLYDPECRGSESYIKLAKEVINHDQKGAGARIERSVAGD
- a CDS encoding ParB/RepB/Spo0J family partition protein, whose translation is MTRNAVARKAILNLQKRLLIMTRKALGRGLNALLRETETVTISAGLEQIPLSLIDPNPFQPRTVLSVEGLDELANSIRSNGLIQPILLRQAGERYQLVAGERRWRAAGKAGLEKVPAIVREIDDTEALELALAENLLREALNPIEIARAYERLQQQFRLTHEQIAERLGVNRSTVTNTLRLLGLPPIIQTLLIEDKITAGHARALLPITSPGVQEKLADRVIEKGLSVRNLENLVASHKPAQEKQDSKPAPKIDPNLRAAVVEMERALGTRVKVVGSGRRGKIEISYFSADDLSRIYDYIMRV
- a CDS encoding polymer-forming cytoskeletal protein codes for the protein MEVPMALKLGKLFRGRSANKMMDHELVGLLEPGIEFEGKMTVATGMVRINTHVKGEVDCAGLVVLAEQGEVEGLIRSRFVSIAGKVKGTIHASEKVEINATGIVLGDIHTPSLFIMPGGYFDGQCKMPVSETANISEETIEAKHKV
- a CDS encoding FdhF/YdeP family oxidoreductase encodes the protein MGRERLKGWNPKEWVSLVPYGLNQQHPNGYKDILEAIWENRDSLRYAWRILNDGCCDGCALGTMGMRDWTMSGIHLCAVRLRLLRLNTMPAMDWRLLEDAGQLQNKSEQDLRRLGRLAVPMVRQRGEKGFRRVSWEEAIGAIANKLRQTDPRGLAWYLTSRGLTNEAYYAHQKVARFIGTNHIDTSARICHAPSTSALNATVGCAATTCSYSDWIGSDLVIFVGANVANSQPVATKYLYYAKKAGTKVFLVNPYLEPGMERYWVPSVTESALFGTRIADDFFQVLPGGDIPFFYGVLKHLIENNWVDRGFIDDRTTGWRALEKKARSLHWEDLERGSGLTQSDMLRFAEAFGKARSAVIVWSMGITHHRYGSDNVRAIVNLQLARGNVGRPHTGLMPIRGHSGVQGGAEMGAVPSAYVMGFPVNDENADRFASSDRWGFRPPAWKGMGAAEMILGAERGEIDMLWQSGGNFMDTMPEPERVHDALARLRLRVHQDIVVNPTMLVDPGETVVLLPSRNRYEQRGGGTETSTERRVIYSPEIPGPRPGEARDEWEIPVMLARHMDPEGAAEAFPWKDTSDIRAEIEHVCPAYHGIGGLKQKGDSFQYGGPRLFAEIFGTPSGKGYFSAVELPQEQVPKGMFVLSTRRGKQFNSIVHDGNDPLTGARREDILMAAEDAARLALRPGDTVVLRSEHGRFRGRVRIDRIKPGSVQVHWPEGNVLIPSDRLDESGVPDYNAVVEISRR